In Sulfitobacter albidus, the following proteins share a genomic window:
- a CDS encoding efflux RND transporter permease subunit produces MDEAISQQLETALLAVEGVESSESTSREGSSLVTLEFEPNWDMARAANDVQTAVDAVTTLPSEAEDPEVRRSAWRDRVTDVVITGPIGTEQLARFADEFVTRLFAVGVTRTTIQGVAAPQTLVEVPSAKLIANDITMAEIAAAIAAEVDADPAGDVTGANARVRTGTAKRDPAQIAGITLRSNPDGSKLRIGDVATVRDEGVDRARKYYVGDDPAMSIRVDRSDRGDAIGIQAQVETVAAELQAGLPAGTTVELIRTRAESITQRLDLLIDNGLMGLGLVVSLLFLFLNARTAFWVAAGIPVAMGAAIAFMYLGGLTLNMISLFGLIITLGIVVDDAIVVGEHADHRYRLGIYTPAEAAEGAAQRMAMPVFAATLTTVIAFFGLVAVGGRFGDLIRDIPFTVIAVLIASLIECFLILPHHMKNALAGSEGRRRFSTMKLVVGAVVSAVAATAVSLALIFGAIYAWRSFTGGDVTTITSLIDGRGYLLVLPVVVGLAIVLTRGRRAVQALGTHGIDTPSLIVNGGFVWVRERLFRPFMAGVIAARYVVLAGVVAVLASQMALFIRGDVQWRFFNAPERGSVTGNFIMAEGATRADTLEMMREMQRATNAVAERLRAEHGTSPLAYVISEIGGNGGRGLSAADGKDADLLGGISIELIDADLRPYSSFAFVADLQDEVVNHPLVETVSFRSWRSGPGGDALDVQFYGADTQTLKAASEALQAAVTQFPEVSAVQDNLAYDKEELILDLTPQGQALGFTIDGLGRTLRNRLGGIEAATYPQGPRSAAIRVELPEDELTADFLERTQMRTPDGAYVALGDIVSVERRTGFNTVRRENGIRVISVTGEISEDDAARATEINEALAEEILPTIAAEQQVEYRLAGLSEQEDQFLTDALTGLILCLTGIFLVLAWVFGSWTRPLVVMAIIPFGLVGTIYGHAVWDVPLSMFTVVGLLGMTGIIINDSIVLVTTIDEYAADRGLIPSIIDGAADRLRPVMLTTLTTVLGMAPLLFERSQQAQFLKPTVITLVYGLGFGMLLVLLVVPALVAAQHDVGRQIAAMRRGLRAPVGALRLGLGAMWLTVLGWGALTLGYAIWQGALHPALAGVLPGALSPVAAALALFVAGVAVVAVAGYVIGALAMLLRRRTA; encoded by the coding sequence GTGGATGAGGCGATCAGCCAACAACTGGAAACGGCGCTTCTGGCGGTGGAAGGGGTGGAGAGTTCCGAGAGCACCTCGCGCGAGGGCTCATCGCTGGTCACGCTGGAGTTCGAGCCCAACTGGGACATGGCCCGCGCCGCCAATGACGTGCAAACGGCCGTCGACGCCGTCACCACCCTGCCAAGCGAGGCCGAGGATCCCGAAGTGCGCCGGAGTGCGTGGCGCGACAGGGTGACGGACGTGGTCATCACCGGACCCATCGGCACCGAACAGCTTGCCCGCTTTGCCGATGAATTTGTCACCCGGCTCTTTGCGGTTGGGGTCACGCGCACCACCATTCAAGGCGTGGCCGCACCGCAGACGCTGGTCGAGGTGCCCTCGGCCAAGCTGATCGCGAACGACATCACCATGGCCGAGATTGCGGCGGCCATTGCGGCAGAGGTCGATGCCGACCCCGCAGGCGATGTGACCGGCGCCAATGCCCGCGTGCGCACCGGCACCGCCAAACGGGATCCGGCGCAGATCGCCGGGATCACCCTGCGCTCCAATCCCGATGGGTCAAAGCTGCGCATCGGCGATGTGGCCACGGTGCGCGACGAGGGCGTGGACCGCGCGCGCAAATACTACGTCGGCGACGATCCGGCGATGTCGATCCGGGTGGATCGGTCAGACCGGGGCGACGCCATCGGCATTCAGGCGCAGGTCGAAACCGTCGCGGCAGAGCTGCAGGCGGGGCTGCCCGCTGGCACCACGGTCGAGCTGATCCGTACCCGCGCCGAGTCGATCACCCAACGCCTCGATCTGCTGATTGACAACGGCTTGATGGGGCTGGGGCTGGTCGTCTCACTGCTGTTTTTGTTTCTCAACGCGCGCACGGCGTTTTGGGTGGCTGCGGGCATTCCCGTGGCCATGGGGGCGGCGATTGCGTTCATGTATCTGGGCGGTCTGACGCTCAACATGATCTCGCTTTTCGGGCTGATCATCACGCTGGGGATCGTCGTGGATGACGCCATCGTGGTGGGCGAGCACGCCGATCACCGCTACCGGCTGGGCATCTACACCCCCGCCGAAGCGGCAGAGGGCGCGGCACAGCGCATGGCGATGCCGGTTTTTGCCGCGACGCTGACAACCGTGATCGCGTTCTTTGGCCTCGTCGCCGTGGGTGGGCGGTTTGGCGATCTGATCCGTGACATCCCCTTCACCGTGATTGCGGTGCTGATCGCCTCGCTGATCGAATGTTTCCTGATCCTGCCCCACCACATGAAAAACGCGCTGGCCGGCAGCGAGGGGCGCCGGCGGTTCTCCACTATGAAACTTGTGGTCGGGGCGGTTGTGAGTGCCGTTGCGGCGACGGCCGTGTCGCTCGCGCTGATCTTTGGCGCGATCTACGCGTGGCGCAGTTTTACGGGCGGCGATGTGACGACGATCACCAGCCTGATCGATGGTCGGGGCTATCTGCTGGTACTGCCGGTGGTGGTGGGGCTGGCAATTGTCCTGACACGCGGGCGCCGGGCGGTGCAGGCGCTGGGCACCCACGGGATCGACACACCCTCGCTCATAGTAAATGGCGGTTTTGTCTGGGTGCGCGAGCGGCTGTTCCGCCCGTTCATGGCGGGTGTGATTGCGGCGCGATATGTCGTTTTGGCGGGTGTTGTGGCGGTTCTGGCCAGCCAGATGGCGCTGTTCATTCGGGGCGACGTGCAATGGCGGTTCTTCAACGCACCCGAACGCGGCTCGGTCACCGGGAATTTCATCATGGCCGAGGGCGCCACCCGCGCCGACACGCTGGAAATGATGCGCGAGATGCAGCGCGCCACCAATGCCGTGGCCGAGCGGCTGCGCGCGGAGCATGGCACCAGCCCGCTGGCTTACGTCATCTCGGAGATCGGTGGCAACGGCGGGCGTGGGCTGTCGGCGGCGGATGGCAAGGATGCGGATTTGCTGGGCGGCATCTCGATCGAGCTGATTGATGCCGATCTGCGGCCCTATTCCTCGTTCGCCTTTGTTGCCGATTTGCAGGACGAGGTCGTCAATCATCCGCTGGTGGAAACCGTGAGCTTCCGCAGCTGGCGCTCGGGGCCGGGGGGCGATGCGCTGGACGTGCAGTTCTACGGCGCGGACACGCAAACGCTGAAAGCCGCGTCAGAGGCGTTGCAGGCGGCGGTCACTCAATTCCCCGAAGTCTCAGCGGTGCAGGACAATCTGGCCTACGACAAGGAAGAGCTGATCCTGGATCTGACGCCGCAGGGGCAGGCGTTGGGATTCACGATCGACGGCTTGGGCCGCACGCTGCGCAACCGGCTGGGCGGGATAGAGGCGGCGACCTATCCGCAGGGCCCACGCTCTGCTGCGATCCGGGTCGAGCTGCCAGAGGATGAGCTGACGGCGGATTTTCTGGAGCGGACGCAGATGCGCACGCCGGACGGCGCCTATGTTGCGCTGGGCGATATCGTGAGCGTCGAGCGGCGGACCGGGTTCAACACCGTGCGCCGCGAAAACGGCATCCGCGTGATTTCCGTCACCGGCGAGATTTCCGAGGACGACGCCGCCCGCGCGACCGAAATCAACGAGGCTCTCGCCGAAGAGATCCTGCCCACCATCGCCGCAGAGCAGCAGGTGGAGTACCGCCTCGCGGGCCTAAGCGAGCAGGAAGATCAGTTCCTGACCGATGCGCTGACGGGGCTGATCCTGTGCCTGACGGGTATCTTTCTGGTGCTGGCTTGGGTTTTCGGCAGCTGGACGCGGCCGCTGGTGGTCATGGCGATCATCCCTTTCGGGCTGGTCGGCACGATCTACGGGCACGCCGTCTGGGACGTCCCGCTCAGCATGTTCACCGTAGTAGGGCTTTTGGGCATGACCGGCATCATTATCAACGATTCCATCGTGCTGGTGACGACAATCGACGAATACGCGGCGGACCGGGGCCTGATCCCCTCGATCATCGACGGGGCGGCGGACCGCCTGCGCCCGGTGATGCTGACCACACTGACGACCGTTCTGGGCATGGCGCCGCTGTTGTTCGAGCGCAGCCAGCAGGCGCAGTTCCTCAAGCCGACGGTGATTACGCTGGTCTACGGTCTGGGCTTTGGCATGTTGCTGGTGCTGTTGGTCGTGCCCGCGCTGGTTGCCGCACAACACGACGTGGGCCGCCAGATCGCCGCGATGCGTCGCGGGCTGCGCGCGCCCGTGGGGGCGTTGCGGCTGGGGCTTGGCGCGATGTGGCTGACGGTACTGGGCTGGGGGGCGCTGACGCTGGGCTATGCGATCTGGCAGGGGGCGCTGCATCCGGCGCTCGCGGGGGTGCTGCCCGGCGCGCTCTCGCCCGTCGCGGCGGCGCTCGCGCTGTTTGTCGCGGGCGTGGCTGTTGTGGCGGTCGCGGGCTACGTCATCGGCGCACTGGCGATGCTGCTGCGCCGCCGCACCGCCTGA
- a CDS encoding aa3-type cytochrome c oxidase subunit IV — translation MADHEHGSMNTDTQEKTYNSFMNFVTKAVIAIIAFLVLLAIFAR, via the coding sequence ATGGCAGACCATGAACACGGCAGCATGAATACCGACACGCAGGAAAAGACCTACAACAGCTTCATGAATTTCGTGACCAAAGCGGTTATCGCGATCATCGCGTTTCTTGTGCTTCTCGCGATTTTTGCACGCTAA
- a CDS encoding YqgE/AlgH family protein: MSETPMDLSGQLLIAMPQMSDPRFSRSVSLICSHEPAGAMGLILNKPVGDMRLSEVFDRLEIAAGPRGADPVYIGGPVETERGFVLHPAGDGAVPGSTPVGDSYALTATQDILENIARGAAPLRFRFALGYAGWGPGQLESEIAQNAWLTAPVSTALVFDTPTEALWDAALAAIGIDPVSLSGTAGRA, translated from the coding sequence ATGAGCGAAACCCCGATGGACCTGTCCGGCCAGCTGCTGATTGCCATGCCGCAGATGAGCGACCCGCGTTTTTCGCGCTCGGTCAGCTTGATCTGCAGCCATGAGCCCGCAGGCGCCATGGGTCTGATCCTCAACAAACCGGTGGGCGACATGCGGCTGTCGGAGGTGTTTGACCGGCTTGAGATCGCCGCGGGTCCGCGTGGGGCTGATCCTGTGTATATCGGCGGTCCGGTCGAGACGGAGCGCGGATTCGTGCTGCACCCGGCGGGCGATGGCGCGGTGCCCGGCTCCACGCCGGTCGGCGACAGCTACGCCCTTACCGCGACGCAGGATATCCTCGAAAACATTGCGCGGGGGGCAGCGCCCCTGCGGTTCCGCTTTGCGTTGGGCTATGCCGGTTGGGGGCCGGGCCAGCTGGAAAGCGAAATCGCGCAGAACGCCTGGCTCACCGCGCCCGTCAGTACCGCGCTGGTATTCGACACCCCGACCGAGGCGTTGTGGGACGCGGCGCTCGCCGCGATCGGGATCGACCCGGTGAGCCTGTCGGGCACCGCCGGCCGCGCCTAG
- a CDS encoding MBL fold metallo-hydrolase, with the protein MALEYPWPEPPSGTEAIEVAPGILWLRLPLPMKLDHVNIYALDEGDSWTVIDTGFASRKSRAIWEEIMAGPLGGKPVGRVIVTHHHPDHIGLAGWFQTAHGAELVTTRTAWLTARMLTLDVQEVPNEESLAFYRSSGMDRAIYDKRAADRPFNFGDVVAPLPLGFTRIKQDDTITMGGRVWDVHIGNGHAPEHATFWSRDDTLVIAGDQILSSISPNIGVYATEPMADPIGEWLEACERLAGLARADHLVLGGHKLPFKGLPHRMAQLIENHHSALDRLLDYIDTPKSAGECFQPLFKRKIGEGEYGLALVEAFAHLSHLHQDGRATRTKGADGAWRFQRKG; encoded by the coding sequence ATGGCGCTTGAATATCCCTGGCCCGAGCCGCCCAGCGGCACCGAGGCCATCGAGGTCGCGCCGGGCATCCTGTGGCTGCGCCTGCCGCTGCCGATGAAGCTGGATCATGTGAACATCTACGCGCTGGATGAGGGCGACAGCTGGACCGTGATCGACACCGGCTTTGCGTCCAGAAAATCCCGCGCGATCTGGGAAGAGATCATGGCAGGCCCCTTGGGCGGCAAGCCCGTTGGCCGCGTGATCGTCACCCACCACCACCCCGATCACATCGGGCTGGCCGGCTGGTTCCAGACCGCCCACGGGGCCGAGCTGGTCACGACCCGCACGGCGTGGCTCACCGCGCGGATGCTTACGCTCGACGTGCAGGAGGTGCCGAACGAGGAATCGCTCGCCTTCTACCGATCCTCTGGCATGGACCGCGCGATCTATGACAAACGCGCGGCGGACCGGCCGTTCAACTTTGGCGATGTGGTCGCACCGCTGCCGCTGGGCTTTACCCGGATCAAACAGGACGACACGATCACCATGGGCGGGCGCGTCTGGGACGTGCATATCGGCAACGGCCACGCCCCCGAACACGCGACCTTCTGGAGCCGGGACGACACTCTGGTGATCGCGGGCGATCAGATCCTGTCGTCGATCTCTCCCAATATCGGGGTCTACGCGACCGAACCCATGGCCGACCCCATCGGCGAATGGCTTGAGGCCTGCGAGCGTCTGGCAGGTCTTGCGCGCGCGGATCATCTGGTGCTGGGCGGGCACAAGCTGCCGTTCAAGGGGCTGCCGCACCGCATGGCGCAGCTCATCGAGAATCATCACTCCGCCCTCGACCGGCTGCTTGACTACATCGATACGCCGAAATCGGCGGGAGAGTGTTTCCAGCCGCTGTTCAAAAGAAAGATAGGAGAGGGGGAATACGGCCTCGCGCTGGTTGAAGCCTTTGCGCATTTGAGCCACCTTCATCAGGACGGCCGCGCCACCCGCACAAAGGGCGCGGACGGTGCGTGGCGGTTTCAGCGTAAGGGGTAG
- a CDS encoding AzlC family ABC transporter permease translates to MTSSRRKSAYLSGLYDGSPFILVIVPFATLFGVLATEAGLNVLEALAFSVVVIAGAAQFTALQLMVEDAPTVIVLISALAVNLRMAMYSASLTPYIGAAPLWQRAICAYVTVDQSYVVGITKFERAPEMTVPQRVAYFIGAVTPVVPLWYAFTFVGALIGTRVPESWALDFAIPICFLAMIAPMFRTAAHVVAALVAVVVALLAAGVPYSLGLIVAGVAGMMAGAQTELWLERRGAAA, encoded by the coding sequence ATGACCTCTTCCAGACGCAAATCCGCCTATCTCAGCGGGCTTTACGACGGCAGCCCCTTCATTCTGGTGATCGTGCCCTTTGCGACGCTGTTCGGCGTGCTCGCCACCGAGGCCGGGCTGAACGTGCTAGAGGCGCTGGCGTTTTCGGTGGTTGTCATCGCGGGGGCAGCACAGTTCACCGCGCTGCAACTGATGGTCGAGGATGCGCCGACGGTGATCGTGCTGATCTCCGCGCTGGCGGTAAATTTGCGCATGGCGATGTATTCGGCGTCACTCACGCCCTATATCGGGGCTGCCCCGCTGTGGCAGCGCGCGATCTGCGCCTATGTGACTGTCGATCAAAGCTATGTGGTGGGCATCACCAAATTCGAGCGGGCGCCCGAGATGACGGTGCCGCAGCGCGTCGCCTATTTCATCGGGGCGGTCACGCCGGTGGTGCCATTGTGGTACGCGTTTACCTTTGTGGGGGCGCTGATCGGCACGCGTGTACCCGAAAGCTGGGCGCTGGATTTTGCGATTCCCATCTGCTTTCTGGCGATGATCGCGCCGATGTTTCGCACGGCGGCGCATGTGGTCGCCGCACTGGTGGCCGTGGTCGTGGCGCTGCTGGCGGCGGGGGTGCCCTATTCGCTGGGGCTGATCGTGGCAGGCGTGGCCGGCATGATGGCCGGCGCACAGACCGAGCTGTGGCTTGAGCGGCGGGGGGCGGCGGCATGA
- a CDS encoding protein-disulfide reductase DsbD domain-containing protein, whose protein sequence is MKRYLKWAALAALSIALPAQAQSIGTSPVEAELIEGWQRPDGTRIGAVRLTLAPGWKTYWRSPGDAGIPPQFNWRGSRNLRSVAVNWPTPMVFDQYGMTSVGYTDQVILPLSVTARRPGQPVQLDLTMDIGVCRDVCIPERVRVKGTLAATGTQPVPAIAAALAERPYTASEAGAGQTTCTLKSTDEGLQITATLRVPNTGGREHVVIEAGRADVWVSEAQVRRSGATLTAQAEMIPNGGSLLSLDRSAVRFTVIGGSHAVDLHGCVAG, encoded by the coding sequence ATGAAACGCTATCTGAAATGGGCCGCGCTGGCGGCACTGTCGATCGCCCTGCCCGCGCAGGCGCAAAGCATTGGCACCTCCCCCGTCGAGGCGGAGCTGATCGAGGGCTGGCAGCGCCCGGATGGCACGCGGATCGGCGCCGTGCGGCTGACACTCGCGCCCGGTTGGAAGACCTATTGGCGCAGCCCCGGCGACGCGGGCATCCCGCCGCAGTTCAACTGGAGAGGTTCCCGCAACCTGCGCAGCGTGGCGGTGAACTGGCCAACGCCGATGGTGTTCGATCAATACGGCATGACCTCCGTCGGCTATACCGATCAGGTGATCCTGCCGCTGAGCGTGACGGCGCGGCGCCCCGGCCAGCCGGTCCAGCTGGACCTGACGATGGACATCGGCGTGTGCCGTGATGTGTGTATCCCCGAGCGTGTCCGGGTCAAGGGCACGCTTGCCGCCACCGGGACACAGCCTGTCCCCGCCATCGCCGCCGCCCTTGCCGAGCGACCCTATACGGCATCGGAGGCAGGCGCGGGGCAGACCACCTGCACGCTCAAATCGACCGACGAGGGCCTGCAGATCACCGCCACCTTGCGGGTGCCGAACACCGGCGGGCGCGAGCATGTGGTGATCGAGGCCGGCCGCGCGGATGTCTGGGTGTCCGAGGCGCAGGTGCGCCGCAGCGGTGCCACTCTGACAGCGCAGGCCGAGATGATCCCGAACGGCGGCAGCCTCCTGTCGCTTGATCGCTCTGCGGTGCGGTTCACGGTGATCGGCGGATCGCACGCGGTTGATTTGCACGGCTGCGTCGCTGGCTGA
- a CDS encoding formate dehydrogenase accessory sulfurtransferase FdhD → MARDTDTSDYLIAPDPGARRLTRAVGGTDHTGAALDINVVEERPLTIFLNAQEIVTAMTIGDYPDYLALGFLRNQGMLRADDEITGTDYDEELETIVIRTARQTDYEEKLKRKTRTSGCAVGTVFGDMMEGLDGVTLPPAPLRTSWLYALSAKINRTPSLYLDAGAIHGTVLCQGDRPLVYMEDVGRHNAVDKIAGWMLSTGATPEDKILYTTGRLTSEMVIKTAMMGIPALVSRSGFTAWGVEIAQSLGLTLIGRLKGRRFVCLAGEDRLIRDADPNAIAEEPRRAGRKGAA, encoded by the coding sequence TTGGCCCGCGACACCGATACCTCAGACTACCTGATCGCGCCCGATCCCGGCGCGCGGCGGCTGACGCGTGCGGTGGGGGGCACCGATCACACCGGCGCCGCGCTCGATATCAACGTGGTCGAGGAGCGTCCGCTGACGATTTTTCTGAACGCGCAGGAGATCGTGACGGCGATGACCATCGGGGACTATCCCGACTACCTCGCACTGGGCTTTCTGCGCAATCAGGGGATGCTGCGCGCGGACGATGAAATCACCGGCACCGACTACGACGAAGAGCTTGAGACCATCGTCATCCGCACCGCGCGGCAGACCGACTACGAGGAAAAGCTCAAGCGCAAGACCCGCACCTCGGGCTGCGCCGTGGGCACTGTGTTCGGCGACATGATGGAAGGGCTCGACGGGGTGACGCTGCCGCCCGCGCCGCTGCGCACCTCATGGCTTTATGCGCTGTCGGCCAAGATCAACCGCACGCCGAGCCTTTATCTGGATGCGGGTGCGATCCACGGCACGGTGCTGTGCCAGGGCGACCGACCGCTGGTCTATATGGAGGACGTGGGCCGTCACAACGCCGTCGACAAGATCGCGGGCTGGATGCTGTCCACCGGGGCCACGCCGGAGGACAAGATCCTGTATACCACCGGGCGCCTCACGTCCGAGATGGTGATCAAGACGGCGATGATGGGCATCCCGGCGCTCGTCTCCCGCTCTGGCTTCACCGCCTGGGGGGTGGAAATCGCGCAAAGTCTCGGGCTCACGCTGATCGGGCGGCTCAAGGGACGCCGCTTTGTCTGCCTAGCCGGAGAGGACCGCCTGATCCGCGACGCCGATCCCAACGCAATCGCCGAAGAGCCGCGCCGCGCGGGCCGCAAGGGCGCCGCATGA
- a CDS encoding AzlD domain-containing protein yields MSDIDSATLWIVIVGLGVGSFALRFIFIGLVGDRAMPAWLLRHLRYTAVAILPALVAPQVIWPAATDGAFDIPRAAAAAVAFGVGLVTKNVILAIAGGAITLYGLLYLLG; encoded by the coding sequence ATGAGCGATATCGACAGCGCGACGCTCTGGATCGTGATCGTGGGGCTTGGCGTGGGCAGCTTTGCGTTGCGGTTCATCTTTATCGGGCTGGTGGGCGATCGCGCGATGCCCGCGTGGCTGCTGCGGCATCTGCGCTATACGGCGGTGGCGATCCTGCCCGCGCTGGTAGCACCACAGGTGATCTGGCCCGCTGCCACCGATGGGGCGTTCGACATTCCGCGCGCGGCGGCGGCGGCGGTGGCGTTCGGCGTCGGGCTGGTCACGAAAAACGTGATCCTCGCCATCGCGGGCGGGGCGATCACGCTTTACGGGTTGCTGTATCTACTGGGTTAG
- a CDS encoding L-threonylcarbamoyladenylate synthase: MPDSTRILRDDTHGIKAAAGLLGAGQLVAFATETVYGLGADARDGAAVAAVYAAKGRPSFNPLIVHLADAAQAAAYADMSADAQKLADAFWPGPLTLVVPLRAGHGLSSLVTAGLETVALRVPAHARARALLRAFGGPVAAPSANPSGRISPTTAAHVIAGLDGRIAAVQDAGACAVGVESTIIGWEDGRAVLLRAGGVAAEELAAILGCSPGAPAHGGITAPGQLRSHYAPGAAVRLNARTAREGEVMLGFGEIAGDMSLSETGDLAQAAARLFDALHALDATGKPIAVAPVPERGLGVAINDRLRRAAAPR; this comes from the coding sequence ATGCCCGACAGCACCCGGATCCTGCGCGACGACACGCATGGCATCAAAGCTGCCGCCGGATTGCTGGGCGCCGGGCAATTGGTCGCCTTCGCGACCGAGACTGTTTACGGTCTTGGCGCGGACGCGCGCGACGGGGCGGCGGTGGCGGCGGTCTATGCCGCCAAGGGACGGCCCAGCTTCAACCCGCTGATCGTGCATCTGGCCGATGCGGCACAGGCGGCGGCCTACGCCGATATGTCCGCCGACGCGCAAAAGCTGGCCGATGCGTTCTGGCCCGGCCCTCTGACGCTGGTGGTGCCCTTGCGCGCAGGGCACGGCCTGTCGTCGCTGGTCACGGCGGGGCTGGAGACGGTCGCGCTGCGCGTGCCCGCGCACGCACGCGCGCGGGCGCTGTTGCGTGCCTTTGGCGGGCCGGTCGCGGCGCCCTCGGCCAATCCTTCGGGCCGGATCAGCCCGACCACGGCGGCGCATGTCATCGCGGGGCTCGACGGGCGCATCGCCGCTGTGCAGGATGCGGGCGCCTGTGCCGTGGGGGTTGAGAGCACCATCATCGGCTGGGAAGACGGCCGCGCCGTTTTGCTGCGCGCGGGCGGGGTCGCGGCGGAAGAGCTGGCGGCGATCCTTGGTTGTTCTCCCGGCGCGCCCGCGCATGGCGGGATCACCGCACCGGGGCAGCTGCGCTCCCATTACGCGCCGGGTGCGGCAGTGCGGCTGAACGCGCGGACCGCGCGCGAGGGCGAAGTGATGCTGGGATTTGGCGAGATCGCGGGCGATATGAGCCTGTCGGAAACCGGGGATCTGGCGCAGGCCGCCGCGCGGCTCTTCGACGCGCTGCACGCGCTGGATGCCACGGGCAAGCCAATCGCCGTGGCCCCCGTACCGGAGCGGGGTTTGGGTGTTGCGATCAACGACCGTCTGCGCCGGGCGGCAGCACCACGCTAG
- a CDS encoding efflux RND transporter periplasmic adaptor subunit, which translates to MRFLRQTMIGFFLAAVSLGLLVWAVQMIGGAVQTRMADAPAGPPARERVFAVNVVAATPETATPVLTSFGEIGSRRTLELRAAAGGRVVELAPNFEDGARVQVGEALLRIDPADAQSALDRARSDVADAEAEVRDADRGLILARDELTAAQDQADLRARAEQRQADLAERGVSTTAAIETAELATSAARQAVLSRRQALAQAEARVDLAATRLARAEIALAEAQRGVEDLTVTAPFTGTLSAPNVVAGRLVSANERLAELIDPDDLEVSFRLSTAQYARLLDDSGSIVNAPLTVALDVAGVDISAQGRITRTSAAAGEGLTGRLVFAALEAAPGFRPGDFVTVRVQEPPLENVISLPAGAVAADGGVLVLDAENRLEQRQVDILRTQGDSVLVRGDIAGREVVAARSPLLGTGISVRPIRSDAAPAPQDPEMLELSEERRARLVAFVEGNSRMPEEAKARVLARLAEPRVPARMVERIESRMGG; encoded by the coding sequence ATGCGGTTTTTGCGACAAACCATGATCGGCTTTTTTCTGGCAGCGGTGTCGCTGGGCCTGCTGGTGTGGGCCGTGCAGATGATTGGCGGTGCGGTCCAGACGCGCATGGCCGACGCGCCCGCAGGCCCCCCCGCGCGCGAGCGTGTGTTTGCCGTCAACGTCGTCGCGGCCACGCCGGAAACCGCGACCCCGGTGCTGACCAGCTTTGGGGAAATCGGCAGTCGCCGCACGCTCGAGTTGCGCGCCGCCGCAGGGGGCCGCGTGGTGGAGCTTGCGCCCAATTTCGAGGACGGCGCGCGGGTACAGGTCGGCGAGGCGCTTTTGCGCATTGACCCTGCGGATGCGCAATCGGCGTTGGACCGCGCGCGCAGTGATGTGGCCGATGCCGAGGCAGAGGTCCGCGATGCGGACCGGGGTCTGATCCTTGCGCGGGACGAGCTGACGGCAGCGCAGGATCAGGCCGATTTGCGCGCCCGGGCCGAGCAGCGGCAGGCGGATCTGGCAGAGCGGGGCGTTTCTACAACCGCGGCGATCGAAACGGCAGAGCTTGCGACGTCGGCCGCACGGCAGGCGGTGTTGTCGCGCAGACAAGCGCTCGCGCAGGCCGAAGCCCGTGTCGATCTGGCGGCGACGCGTCTTGCCCGCGCTGAAATCGCGCTGGCGGAGGCGCAACGCGGGGTCGAGGATCTGACCGTTACCGCGCCTTTCACCGGCACGCTCAGCGCGCCCAATGTCGTCGCCGGTCGTCTGGTCAGCGCGAATGAGCGGTTGGCCGAGTTGATCGATCCAGATGATCTTGAGGTCTCGTTCCGCCTGTCGACCGCGCAATACGCGCGGCTGCTGGACGACAGTGGCAGCATCGTCAACGCACCGCTCACCGTGGCGCTGGATGTGGCGGGTGTCGACATCTCGGCGCAGGGGCGCATCACGCGCACCTCCGCGGCAGCCGGTGAGGGGCTGACCGGCAGGCTCGTCTTTGCCGCACTTGAGGCCGCGCCCGGTTTTCGTCCGGGTGATTTTGTCACCGTGCGCGTTCAGGAGCCGCCGCTGGAGAATGTGATCTCGCTGCCCGCAGGGGCCGTGGCCGCCGACGGGGGCGTGCTGGTGCTGGATGCGGAGAACCGGCTGGAACAGAGGCAGGTCGACATCCTGCGCACCCAGGGGGACAGCGTGCTGGTCCGCGGTGATATTGCCGGGCGCGAGGTCGTCGCCGCACGCTCGCCGCTGCTGGGCACGGGCATCTCGGTCCGTCCCATTCGCAGCGACGCCGCCCCGGCGCCCCAAGACCCGGAAATGCTTGAGCTGAGCGAAGAGCGCCGTGCCCGCCTCGTCGCCTTTGTCGAGGGCAATTCGCGCATGCCCGAGGAGGCAAAGGCCCGCGTGCTGGCCCGTCTGGCAGAGCCGCGTGTGCCCGCCCGCATGGTCGAGCGAATCGAAAGCCGGATGGGGGGCTGA